One Nicotiana tomentosiformis chromosome 1, ASM39032v3, whole genome shotgun sequence genomic window, ttaaactagcccaaaatgatgatatgatgtatcaataaataacagcagagactgagatatgatatgcaatgaatgaatatgactgagtatgaaattacagtttaaacatataattcaacagtagaaatgacctcagtgagtcacaataataccaacatttacctaagcatgatttctaacatgagtcacaactcagtttctctaacacataaaaatacatggaagaatacaagttaattgactaaatagctctacggaatcaactgagtctcaatttctatggtgcacgcccacacgcccgtcactagcacgtgcgtcacctccaaacaattcacataacacgtataatcagggttcataccctcagctccaagattagagttgttacttacctcgaacaagctgaatccaatgtcgagcaagctaaacaacgCTCCgaaaattccattatgcgcgtattaacttccgaatggctcgaatctagtcacaattaattcgattcaatcaacacaaattatagaaattaatttcatatttatattaatttttccaaaaatttaaaattacactcaaaaatcactcgtggggcccacgtcttgaaacccgacaaaagttacaaaatatgaacgctcattcaaccacaagtccaatcatactaattttaccaaattccgatatcaactcgaccctcaaatcctcaaattaaactaagagggttttctaaatttttcatcttaattcactaattaaacattaaaaacaaccatgaattcagaaaatttgaccaatattgagttaagaatacttaccccgatatttttcttaaaaatctccCGAAAACCGCCTCTTTCCGAgttccaattcgtcaaaaatggaaaataaacaaaccctcgataataaattttttttgcccagctgttctgcctcgtttTGTGTGATAAAAAATCTCTAAACtctcttttgatgcctccaatagattccttgtaaaatttcagtcaagttaggcttttgaatcacctaatttggctttaaaatgagggagatgatgatgttttgaagatttaaatgaagtctcaaaatttaagggataaaaaatgacattttcgtaattattttacaccagaaaatcagcaacgaaaatattttcgttttagcacccaaaactcatttggaacctcccagacacaaaccacatatgcgtttcaatcataaaacacgctacgaacctgctcgcgcacttaaaatactgaaaagaggtcatcttgacccgatattgaccatggtcaaactccaaatctttaacttaactagtttctcaaccagtgatccaaaacacactcgagcccctcgggaccccattcaatcataccaacaagtcttaaaatacgatacgaacttagtcgaaatctcaaatcacatcaaacaacgctaaaatcatgaatcgtaccccaattcaagcttaacgaaactaagaaattccaacttctacattcgatgccgaaacctatcaaatcaagtccgattgatctaaaattttgcacacaagtcataaatgacataacggacctataaaaattttcaaaactggattccgaccctgatatcaaaaagtcaactccccggtcaaactttcaaacttaaatttctattttagccatttcaagcctaatttaactacgaactttcaaataattttccgaatacgctcctaagtccaaaatcaccatacggagctattgaaattatcaaaactccgttccgaggtcaaattcacaaaagtcaaactttgtcaactcttccaacttaaagcttcctagttgagaatcattcttccaaatcaatttcgaataacctgaaaaccaaaaccgatgattcacataagtcataatatatcatacggagttactcatgccctcaaactaccgagcgaagtgcaaatgctcaaaacgaccggtcgagtcgttacacaaccgaagaggtgcaactcttccaGATGACCTTTCGCGTAAAACGACTATAACAAAAACGGCTATTTACATAAAAtaaaacgaaaaaataaaatcgGAGGGAAACTCAAATTATGTTATTTGATTTGGATTAAAATATTgatataattttaatatttaacaaataaatttggtcaaaAAATTAACAATCAATCAGACCAAATCCAAAGCTAAGCAAGCGATAATGACGATGTGATCCTTGACTTCTTTTCAACTCTTTAAAAACTAGAAGAAGTGCAACTTTATGTATACCTAACAAATAAGATTTTCTCCTCCAATATGAGACAATGTTTCTTTGCAAACGAGGGAAAAtcaaaatttctattttttcctGATTTGCCATTGACATGATTTTTGAACTAAAAAATCCAACAGGTTTTACTTTATCGATCTAGGTTAGAGTCCTTTCTCCTTGGCAATTGTACGGGTGACATTTACACGAATGTACGTTTTAATAGTTTTCAGGAATTTTAATTGTATATTAACTATAATATATTGGAAAGTAGTCAATGGTCTCTAACTGATCGAACTGTTGTTGTTTGTTGATTTGAAATCACTGCTTAGCAGAATTCGAACTCATTAATACTTTTATCTGAATTCGCCACTCATTTCATTAAAAAAAAGTATAACAAAAGTTAGAAAATGAAAACGTACTTTGGCCTAACCTCCTTCTAAACTCATTTAGCCTTTAGCTTGCGTGCGTTTGTTGCATCTGACTTATTGCAGATAAAAAGATACTGAGCACATGTGCGCTTTTAAAACAGAAAACAATATTTGGTCAATTATAATTTATGCATTACTAATTTTCACATAACTTAAGTACTGCTTAGATTATTTTATTCCttaattggtatttttgattatGAATATTAATCTTAATAACCTCTCTGACATTGCTAGAGAAAATAATTTTTGATGTGCTGAAGTTAATATTTTATTGTGAGATTACACTGagtctattattattgttgttgaagtTGGTATTTTGCCGGAAGaactttttaaattctttaacatTGTCAAAGATAATGTCACCGTTTTCTAGTTAGCTAAACAGGAAGTAGTACGTTATCAGTAACATTAAGTAAGAAAGCTCATGACCATAAATATTAGAAAGTCTTATTTGGGTTCCACTATTCTCAATGTGCACAATAATAAAGATGTACGAACGGGGAGGAAGGAACGCGTTGCCTAATATTTTTTGTAGAGTGGAAATAATTAGGTGTGGGGATACCATTGATATTTATGGGATAGCAGGAGCTAGTGGTACCTACTAGTCTACTACAACACAAGATAGAATTTTACAAAGAAATGGAGAACCGCATACAGTGTATACCTAACTAATACTATTGTAAACATTTAATTGAAGAAAGCGGCTCCTAACTGTGTGCTTAAATACACCAACCTAGTAATTCGTTAAAATTTGGGTCGGCAAACTGGCGGGGCGGGTTAAATATAGGCGGGTTAAAAACGAGTAAtgtaaaaacggataaattatctgaTTCGAcacatatttaatacggatagaaAATGAGTTAATCGatggataatatgaatatccatagTTTCTTGATTATGATCATTGTTGGGAAAATTCTTAGTCTGTCAAACTTGAGAAACCTCAATTTGaatttttacaaatataaaagttaaactcattggttATTCATTTTTAAGTGGACAATAAggatcttatccatatttgatatatttttaaaaagtttattatccaacccattttttagtggaCAATATGGATGAATTATTTTGCCACCACTAGGTAAAACTAATAAatcatttaattaaaaaaagagTCTCCAAATCTGCGTTCTTAAACACACGTACCTTGTTATTGTTAAAGCTAATAACTGAATTCTTAACCATATACTCAATTATCGCCAGATATGAAGCAGGCAGCAGCTTATTAGCTCATGTGAttgctataaaaaaaaaaaagttttagcTCATGTGGAACCTGACcaaaatattcaaataacatTTCTTTTTTACTTTATAGATAATTGTGGATCTCCAAAAAATATGATGCATAGCATGCtatcaaattatttttctttGTGTCCCAATATTTCCAACCATAAAAAATAGTAGTATTAGAAAAAGTAAATATTGTTGAATCCAAATGGAAAagcaaaaagaaataaaacaaacAGGCTTAGGCCGATCTCCGCCAAGCAATCAGGAAACAAGTAGAGTAAAAGAGAAGGTTGTCTTATAAAGAATGTAGCTGATTGAGGAGTTTTAATTTTTATACAcaaaaaatagataattgtcATTTCCTTAGGAAAATATCTAAATCAAAATTACTAAAACAAGAATTTCATCCTATTCAACATTTTGAAAGAGGAGAGGTCGAAAGGACAAAATATATTCTCTCTATTAATTTGGGAGAATAAGCACACACCAGGTCAACATGCTTGCATGGCCTTATTGAGGGTATAATTGTCATTACGTCTAGGCTTACTAGGATTTCCTACATCCTCGCTCAGATGCCTGAGAGACGACCACGTGCTACTTTGAATTTTGGGTAAACAGTGGAAAATCAAAAGTTTTAGGATTTTTCTACTGAAAGCTTGATTCAACTCACGCTCTCTTTCATCTCTCTCTATTTTCATGGTGGTTCTTCGAATTTATCACTGTTGCTGATTTGCGTTTTATCTCTTGGCGAGTTCAGTTCATATTGTATTATTTCGAGTTTCCTTCTTTTGATTTTGTCATAGTTGTGATGGAGGTGACAGTTATGGCTGGCCACGGCCTGATTCGCCATGGACGGTggttttgataaattgaaaattattttggAGAATAAAGTTATTTCTTTAATTTACTAAAAAACTAGAACAAACCCAGTTAGTATATAGTAGGTCGTCATCGAAATAGCCTTCTGTAAAGTTAGCGTGTCTTCTGCTTCCCCGTTTTTCTATTTGGCTTGAAAATCGGCGACTTTGTTAATGGGTCATTTGGGGTGTTTTTCGCTCTTGGGTTTACTGTTGATTTATGATTAGATTTATGGCATGCAATTGGTTCGTAATATCTGCGGCAACCCTGAAGTCAGGTTCTCCTTCTAAGGCTTCTACCCTCTTTTCAATCTTTAGACATCTTCGTTTGTTCCTTCTCTAATTTTGTGGTATATATGATTATCCCATGTCAGTTggatacatttaatttttttgaaaaagaaaatgaagagtATGATTGATTAATTTTCATTTTAAATCCAATATTTGTAATAAATTGGGTCCACCTGGATAGATGGGATATGAATATAAAAAATTAATCTTATCCGACATCCAAATAGCTTATAATTCTGACTTACTTGAGTGGTCAATTTGGGGattcataatttaattttttgtgTTTAAGATTGATTATTTGTATTTATTGAGTGGCTTTTTAAACAAATACTAATACAGTGTTCGAGCCAAAGTTGCTGGGTTTAAATTAACCCATAAGTGATACATTAGATCCGCGCCCGATAAGTTTCTTAGACAATTTTCAACTATACAATAAATAGGGAAAGCCTCAAGAATTTAACTGATAGGACTTATAGAGCATCAATAACGTCATCTAAGCAATCAAAAGCACCCAACTTTAAGTTGTGTTGTACTACATTGCATCTTTCTGCCCGTGACAGAGTCTAGAATACTATGAAGGAGATTATAAAAAGTATGAATGTCACTCTCGAGATTACAACGTGCAGCCTAAATTAATTTTTGTCATAGTTGTTGATGGAGGTTAGAGTTATGGATGGCCACAAGTCGATTCGTCATGGATGATGGTTTTGATAAATTGAAAGTTGTTTTGGAGAATAATGTTATTTCTTTGATTTACTAAAAAGCTAGAACAAGTGCAGTTAGTATAGAGCCTTAACTGCATATAGAAAAAGAAGTTCAACATAGAGATTCTTTTTAGTCTATTTGGATGTGCTTCATCTTTCTATATGTTAATGCAACGGAAATGTGAATTAGGCAAATAAAAAATCTTAATGGGGCAGAACTCCAGATATTAGATGAAATATTTGATTGGAAAACCAGTTTGCTGATTCAAATGGAAAAAATTGTGAATGTATTAAAGTTGTCTGATGCAAGTAACTAATCTGTTTATGATGCTCTGCGATCAGACAATCACAATTGTATGCCATTTAATGACATATCAACTGATAAACTACTCGAGGTGTTCAAGAAGATGTTTGGACATCAAACTTCTGCCACGAAAAAGGAATGGCTGAAGCACCACATAACATTTGATTTGCAAAATCAAGACATGTGGTAGGATAACAATTAGCTGATCTGAAGGTATATCGTTGTTAGTATCATATGGTAATTTGCTCTGCTCTTTCTGCACTTTTGTTTTAATATATTAATCAATTATCTGAAGGACAATGATCATGGAATGCTATTTACAGTGCGAAAGGGAAGTGATTACTTCCTCCAATACAAGTACCATCAGAATGCAtcaattaaaaagagaaaaaaacaaCTTCATGGTAGAGCTTGCGGACTTGGTCAAATGCAGCTTCCCTGTAGGTcatacaattatttaatttacacacAATCTATGAAGTAGCTCTACATTCTTTGCATTACTTGTTTATTATTTTTCACATAACTGATAGGAATTTTGTTTTTGTAATAGCAACATAACATCTGAATTAGCCGACATTGATTGGGACAACCTTGGCTTTGGCTTTACGCCTACTGATTGTATGTATGTCATGAAATGTTCTGAAGGTGAAAACTTTTCTAAGGGTGAATTACATTGTTTCAGTAACATTGAGGTGAGCCCATCtgctaaattattaaattatggaCACGTTAGTTTTTACACTTTTGTATTATGATAGTATCTCATGAAACCTTTCTTATTCTTAAAtatatttcttctttattattcATTTGAATGGTTACTGATTCAGCTCATTCGTCAGAGTCACCAAAAATGCTATTGGAAATATTAATAGGAATTGCTTGAAGGTTTAAAGGTATATCGAAAATATGACGGAAATATATTGTTGTTACTACCTGAGGAAAATGCAATGCACTTGAAGATGAGTGTTGAACGCACGTGTATGCCTTCACCGTCTGCTGAACAGTTTGTGGAAGCAGTAAAAGCCACTGTTTTATCACAAGAAAGATGGGTAATATGTTACTTCTCTTTAGTTAAAAATTATCTTACTGAGTGACCCATGCGCCCActaaatctttttttcttttcttattgatTCCTCCTCCTGGAAAAAAAATGACTGTTTACATTGGTATTATTTACTGTCGATGATAAAGCTGTTGCATCAAGAAATGAACACGTGGAATTCTTTTGATAGATGGGAAATAATTCTCCTGCTAATCTACACTTTGTAAAGTTCTATCGTTCTTAAagttcttcttttcttctttgcaTTTTGCACTTTACACTTTGGTGGACTATTCTGGAAATTCCACGTGAGCTTGTGCCTGGGAGATAATGACACCAAGGAAAATTACATTTTTCACTAACAAAAAGATTTGGTacagaaattattatttttaaatgttCTTTCTTACTATGAAGAACTTTAAGGAACAATCATTCTTCTTACTGATCATAGAGTTTCCAATTTTGCACACCAGCCGGTATCAAGATGTGTCTGCTGCTATACATATGCCACTGACTCAGTGAATGACAACGGCCGCACAGGTTATTTTGCTAAGACTATTTGGAGGTATTATACTAGCCCTGTAGAATTCTTTTATATAACCTTTTGTCAGCATGATTATTTTAGTGTttagttatgtctttattggaaATAATGTAGAGCTGATTGTGAGACTTGCACTTTATTCAATTTGTTTAACTGAATAGCATCTTCTGCTTTACCAACTGCATTTCTTATGGTTTACACTCACTGTCTTTTTCACAATAGGAACCAGCAGTTAATCCTTTCCTTGCTGAATTTTCTTTAGAATCCACTCTGCGCCATGAACCTACATCAACTCCTGAAAATGATTGAgtgaaaagataaaaataaagtcaGCTTTGCGGTCATCCGAGTTTCGACAAAAGGTAACATCTTCCATTCTGTTGGACAATGCGAAAAATTATTGAAGAGATGTTCATCTTCGTGACTAATCATCTACCTTTTCTTGGCAGAGTTCTTTCAATACCGTGACTCTTAAAGACTTGATCATTCAAAGAAGGAGAATTGGATCTTTGAATGG contains:
- the LOC104105080 gene encoding branched-chain amino acid aminotransferase 2, chloroplastic-like isoform X1 — translated: MLFTVRKGSDYFLQYKYHQNASIKKRKKQLHGRACGLGQMQLPCSNITSELADIDWDNLGFGFTPTDCMYVMKCSEGENFSKGELHCFSNIEELLEGLKVYRKYDGNILLLLPEENAMHLKMSVERTCMPSPSAEQFVEAVKATVLSQERWPVSRCVCCYTYATDSVNDNGRTGYFAKTIWRNQQLILSLLNFL
- the LOC104105080 gene encoding branched-chain amino acid aminotransferase 2, chloroplastic-like isoform X2 translates to MLFTVRKGSDYFLQYKYHQNASIKKRKKQLHGRACGLGQMQLPCSNITSELADIDWDNLGFGFTPTDCMYVMKCSEGENFSKGELHCFSNIEELLEGLKVYRKYDGNILLLLPEENAMHLKMSVERTCMPSPSAEQFVEAVKATVLSQERWPVSRCVCCYTYATDSVNDNGRTGYFAKTIWRIHSAP